In Spartobacteria bacterium, the following are encoded in one genomic region:
- a CDS encoding ribonuclease PH, whose translation MDAFIRSDNRTAGMLRPAVIKLGVAPAATGSVLISVGNTQVICSASIDDQIPRWMRLQQVPGGWLSAEYSLMPCSTAPRSRREVNSGKPSGRTQEIQRLIGRSLRAVVDLNKLDKKTIWIDCDVLQADGGTRTASITGAYVALKLAVQKLMDEGVIAVDPVIDSVAAVSVGIVETTPLLDLCYEEDRRAEVDMNVVMTGSGRFVEVQGSAEGQTFSADQLQAMLGLANEGIGQLSAVQNAVLGLE comes from the coding sequence ATGGACGCTTTTATACGCTCGGACAACCGAACTGCGGGGATGCTTCGTCCTGCTGTAATCAAACTGGGGGTGGCTCCCGCAGCAACGGGGTCGGTGCTGATTTCAGTGGGCAATACGCAGGTCATTTGCTCTGCAAGCATTGATGACCAAATTCCGCGCTGGATGCGATTGCAGCAGGTGCCGGGGGGATGGCTCTCTGCTGAATACAGTCTCATGCCCTGTTCTACGGCACCGCGTTCACGCCGAGAAGTTAATTCCGGCAAACCAAGTGGAAGAACGCAGGAGATCCAACGTCTGATTGGACGTTCATTGCGTGCTGTGGTGGATTTGAATAAGTTAGATAAAAAGACCATATGGATTGACTGTGATGTATTACAGGCCGATGGAGGAACGCGCACGGCGTCCATTACAGGGGCCTATGTAGCACTTAAACTCGCCGTTCAAAAGCTCATGGATGAAGGTGTCATTGCGGTTGATCCCGTCATCGACAGTGTTGCCGCTGTGAGTGTCGGTATTGTCGAGACTACACCATTATTGGATTTATGTTATGAAGAAGACCGTCGTGCCGAGGTCGACATGAACGTTGTTATGACTGGATCGGGGCGCTTTGTAGAAGTACAGGGATCTGCGGAAGGGCAGACCTTTTCAGCCGATCAGCTGCAAGCCATGCTCGGCTTGGCAAACGAAGGAATTGGACAGCTTTCTGCAGTACAGAACGCTGTGCTTGGTTTAGAATAA